In Pectinophora gossypiella chromosome 1, ilPecGoss1.1, whole genome shotgun sequence, one genomic interval encodes:
- the LOC126382327 gene encoding FAD-dependent oxidoreductase domain-containing protein 1-like, with product MIHMKVFRSFHRQKALFSIRRFSDDQNPFRKTWSVISKEIPVLFGLNKKPTIYPEHADVVVIGGGFIGSAVAYWLKQRTGEGLSVVVFEKDPSYNNIQSNVSLGTITQHYSLPENMYLAQYGAEFLRNAKQNLGNNVDIKYCPHGHLVLASEKYAGQLEENVNIQKEYGVKSQLLTVADIKKRYPWINTQDVKLGCISTESEGTFDAWVFLQGLINKSQELGANYVKAEVIGFELEQQRDVLMEGIAPGSFKKINRVIYRSPDNEEHAVKFAACILAAGPESGEIAKFAKIGTGGGLLKIPLPIKARENKVYSFENCVKTAGLNTPLLTDTSGLWLRRNGLDSNLLCGHVPLLTSDVKDHMGEEFLNKIILPSLINRIPDCKDVKVKEFTKEVFDYNTYDDSGILGPHPYHNNLFIATGFGKQGCSHAPGLGRAIAELIIDSHFNSIDLTRLTFDRLLTDQPMIEFNIY from the exons ATGATACATATGAAAGTATTTAGAAGTTTCCATCGTCAAAAGGCACTATTCAGTATTCGAAGATTTTCCGACGATCAAAACCCATTTAGAAAGACATGGAGCGTTATATCTAAAGAAATACCTGTATTATTCGGCTTAAATAAAAAGCCTACGATATATCCAGAGCATGCCGATGTTGTGGTGATAGGCGGCGGCTTCATAGGTTCAGCAGTAGCATACTGGTTGAAACAAAGAACCGGTGAAGGCTTGTCTGTTGTTGTATTCGAAAAAGACCCTAGC TACAACAATATCCAAAGTAATGTGTCTTTAGGAACAATCACCCAGCACTACTCACTGCCAGAGAATATGTATCTAGCTCAGTATGGGGCTGAGTTTTTAAGAAATGCTAAACAAAATTTGGGAAATAATGTTGACATTAAATACTGTCCTCATGGACACTTAGTATTAGCCAGTGAAAAATATGCTGGACAGTTGGAGGAAAATGTAAACATACAAAAGGAATATGGAGTTAAAAGCCAGCTTTTGACTGTCGCTGACATCAAAAAGAGATATCCATGGATTAATACACAAGATGTTAAGTTAG GATGTATAAGTACAGAATCAGAAGGCACTTTTGATGCATGGGTATTTCTACAAGGGCTGATAAACAAATCACAAGAATTGGGAGCAAATTATGTTAAAGCAGAGGTAATTGGGTTTGAATTAGAACAACAGCGTGACGTTCTTATGGAGGGTATTGCTCCTGGGTCATTCAAGAAGATCAATAGAGTGATATACAGATCACCTGACAATGAGGAACATGCTGTAAAGTTTGCTGCTTGTATATTGGCTGCAGGGCCTGAATCAGGAGAAATTGCAAAGTTTGCTAAAATTGGCACTGGTGGAGGATTATTGAAAATACCTCTTCCAATAAAAGCAAG AGAAAACAAAGTATACTCATTTGAGAACTGTGTTAAAACTGCAGGACTAAATACACCTCTGTTAACTGACACCAGTGGGCTGTGGCTTAGAAGAAATGGCCTGGACAGTAATCTATTATGTGGACATGTTCCTCTGCTCACTAGTGATGTCAAAGATCATATGGGAGAAGagttcttaaataaaattattttaccatcTCTAATAAACAGAATACCAGACTGTAAAGATGTTAAG GTAAAAGAGTTCACTAAAGAGGTATTTGATTACAATACCTATGATGATTCTGGTATATTAGGCCCACATCCATACCACAACAATTTGTTTATTGCCACTGGTTTTGGTAAACAAG gATGTTCTCATGCGCCTGGTCTTGGGAGAGCCATTGCAGAGTTAATTATTGATAGTCATTTCAATAGCATAGATTTAACTAGGCTTACATTTGATAGGTTACTTACTGATCAACCAATGAtagaatttaatatttattaa
- the LOC126382103 gene encoding ATP-dependent RNA helicase DHX33-like isoform X1, which produces MDSKYTSVGLEKTNGIKRKNNIDNIKVKRIKLSKENSIAVSTNGHAFHIKNGEEKSNNNNNIRIVPDENLQEARRKLPVYAVRGRLLEEIRKNNTMILIGETGSGKTTQIPQLIHEQRLEGGGSIAVTQPRRVAAITIALRVAAEMNTEIGSIVGYSVRFEDVTSPRTKVKYLTDGMLLREAIVDPLLKKYTVVILDEAHERTVSTDVLFGIVKLAQKERIEKNLTPLKIIIMSATMDVDTFRKYYDNCPVVYLEGRTYPVTIYHSKMKQEDYQYAAVCTIFQLHATTPANQDFLVFLTGQEEIETVMYNIKQIAKEAPGPQIRVCPLYAGLPAAKQLQVWRETPPGMRKIVLATNIAEASVTIPQIKVVIDTGVVKERTWCTATGAERLRVAACAQAAAWQRAGRAGRTAPGAAYRLFTAADFAARPPHNTPEIVRCPLAPTILLLIAAGMEPSTFPLIDAPPQDTVKASLILLKELGAIDSEINPKLTVVGRKMSSFPIDPKYSKVLLIAPEYNCLDEALSLVAVLSSENIFHTPMHKREEAIKVKQKFVSPLGDHITLLNVYKAFCKAPLKKQWCKENYLNHKNLTYASEIRQQLLSICQRLNLTVSTCGTATDQLLKCLLSGLFTNCAWLRGGAGGGCGRYVTAGGAAASLHPAGVLHALRPPPPALLYTELLTTRRTYLVTCSVIQPQWLHQVAPDYARRCRANR; this is translated from the exons ATGGATTCCAAATATACATCAGTTGGACTTGAAAAAACAAATGGTATtaagagaaaaaataatattgataacATAAaggtaaaaagaataaaattatcTAAAGAAAATTCTATAGCGGTGAGCACAAATGGCCATGCTTTCCACATTAAAAACGGTGAAGAAAAGAGTAACAACAATAATAACATAAGAATTGTTCCTGATGAAAATTTACAAGAAGCACGAAGGAAGTTGCCAGTGTATGCTGTGAGGGGAAG GTTGCTAGAGGAAATAAGGAAGAACAACACAATGATTTTGATAGGAGAGACAGGCAGTGGCAAGACAACTCAAATTCCCCAGTTGATTCATGAGCAGAGGTTGGAGGGTGGGGGCTCCATAGCAGTCACACAGCCACGCAGGGTTGCTGCCATTACTATTGCTCTTAGAGTTGCCGCTGAGATGAATACCGAGATTGGGAGTATTGTGGG GTATTCTGTGAGATTTGAAGATGTAACCAGTCCTAGGACTAAAGTGAAATATCTGACAGATGGTATGCTACTTCGGGAAGCCATAGTAGATCCCTTACTCAAGAAATATACAGTAGTTATATTGGATGAGGCACATGAACGGACTGTTAGCACTGATGTTCTTTTTGGTATAGTCAAATTGGCACAAAAAGAAAGGATTGAAAAGAACTTGACACCATTGAAG atAATTATCATGTCGGCTACAATGGATGTAGATACATTTAGAAAATACTATGACAACTGTCCTGTGGTTTACTTAGAAGGCCGCACATACCCAGTAACTATATATCATTCTAAAATGAAACAAGAGGATTACCAATATGCTGCTGTTTGTACCATATTCCAACTTCATGCAACTACACCAGCCAA cCAAGATTTCCTAGTGTTTTTGACTGGACAGGAAGAAATTGAGACAGTCAtgtataatattaaacaaattgCAAAG GAAGCACCTGGGCCTCAGATAAGGGTCTGTCCCTTGTATGCTGGACTGCCAGCAGCCAAGCAGCTCCAAGTTTGGAGGGAGACCCCTCCaggaatgaggaaaatcgtttTGGCAACTAATATTGCTGAAGCATCGGTTACTATACCTCAAATAAAGGTTGTCATTGACACAGGTGTAGTCAAAGAAAG AACATGGTGCACGGCCACGGGAGCCGAGCGCCTGCGCGTGGCGGCGTGCGCGCAGGCGGCGGCGTGGCAGCGCGCCGGCCGCGCGGGCCGCACGGCGCCCGGCGCCGCCTACCGGCTGTTCACCGCGGCTGACTTTGCCGCGCGCCCACCGCACAACACGCCTGAAATTGTTAG atgTCCCTTGGCACCAACAATACTTCTGTTGATAGCCGCGGGGATGGAGCCGAGTACGTTTCCGCTTATAGACGCACCTCCACAGGATACTGTCAAGGCTTCTTTGATTCTGCTAAAGGAATTAG GTGCTATAGACAGTGAGATTAATCCAAAGCTAACAGTGGTCGGCAGAAAGATGTCTTCATTTCCCATCGACCCTAAATATTCTAAGGTGCTGTTGATAGCACCGGAGTATAATTGCTTGGATGAG GCTTTAAGTTTAGTAGCAGTTTTATCCAGTGAAAACATATTTCACACGCCAATGCATAAGCGTGAAGAAGCTATAAAAGTAAAACAGAAGTTTGTTTCGCCATTGGGAGATCACATCACTTTGCTAAATGTGTACAAAGCTTTTTGTAAAGCTCCTCTTAAAAAG caaTGGTGTAAAGAGAATTACTTGAATCACAAGAACTTGACGTATGCGAGTGAGATCCGCCAGCAACTGTTATCAATTTGCCAACGGTTGAATTTGACTGTGTCTACTTGTGGAACTGCCACTGATCAG CTTTTGAAGTGTCTTCTAAGCGGTTTATTCACGAACTGCGCGTGGTTGCGTGGCGGCGCAGGCGGCGGCTGCGGGCGCTATGTGACAGCTGGCGGGGCTGCCGCCTCCTTACACCCTGCTGGAGTGCTTCATGCACTTAGGCCTCCGCCCCCCGCCCTGCTGTACACCGAGCTGCTGACCACGCGCCGCACCTACCTCGTCACCTGCTCTGTCATACAGCCGCAGTGGCTGCATCAAGTCGCGCCCGACTACGCCAGGAGGTGTCGTGCCAATCGGTGA
- the LOC126382103 gene encoding ATP-dependent RNA helicase DHX33-like isoform X2, translating into MDSKYTSVGLEKTNGIKRKNNIDNIKVKRIKLSKENSIAVSTNGHAFHIKNGEEKSNNNNNIRIVPDENLQEARRKLPVYAVRGRLLEEIRKNNTMILIGETGSGKTTQIPQLIHEQRLEGGGSIAVTQPRRVAAITIALRVAAEMNTEIGSIVGYSVRFEDVTSPRTKVKYLTDGMLLREAIVDPLLKKYTVVILDEAHERTVSTDVLFGIVKLAQKERIEKNLTPLKIIIMSATMDVDTFRKYYDNCPVVYLEGRTYPVTIYHSKMKQEDYQYAAVCTIFQLHATTPANQDFLVFLTGQEEIETVMYNIKQIAKEAPGPQIRVCPLYAGLPAAKQLQVWRETPPGMRKIVLATNIAEASVTIPQIKVVIDTGVVKERTWCTATGAERLRVAACAQAAAWQRAGRAGRTAPGAAYRLFTAADFAARPPHNTPEIVRCPLAPTILLLIAAGMEPSTFPLIDAPPQDTVKASLILLKELDSEINPKLTVVGRKMSSFPIDPKYSKVLLIAPEYNCLDEALSLVAVLSSENIFHTPMHKREEAIKVKQKFVSPLGDHITLLNVYKAFCKAPLKKQWCKENYLNHKNLTYASEIRQQLLSICQRLNLTVSTCGTATDQLLKCLLSGLFTNCAWLRGGAGGGCGRYVTAGGAAASLHPAGVLHALRPPPPALLYTELLTTRRTYLVTCSVIQPQWLHQVAPDYARRCRANR; encoded by the exons ATGGATTCCAAATATACATCAGTTGGACTTGAAAAAACAAATGGTATtaagagaaaaaataatattgataacATAAaggtaaaaagaataaaattatcTAAAGAAAATTCTATAGCGGTGAGCACAAATGGCCATGCTTTCCACATTAAAAACGGTGAAGAAAAGAGTAACAACAATAATAACATAAGAATTGTTCCTGATGAAAATTTACAAGAAGCACGAAGGAAGTTGCCAGTGTATGCTGTGAGGGGAAG GTTGCTAGAGGAAATAAGGAAGAACAACACAATGATTTTGATAGGAGAGACAGGCAGTGGCAAGACAACTCAAATTCCCCAGTTGATTCATGAGCAGAGGTTGGAGGGTGGGGGCTCCATAGCAGTCACACAGCCACGCAGGGTTGCTGCCATTACTATTGCTCTTAGAGTTGCCGCTGAGATGAATACCGAGATTGGGAGTATTGTGGG GTATTCTGTGAGATTTGAAGATGTAACCAGTCCTAGGACTAAAGTGAAATATCTGACAGATGGTATGCTACTTCGGGAAGCCATAGTAGATCCCTTACTCAAGAAATATACAGTAGTTATATTGGATGAGGCACATGAACGGACTGTTAGCACTGATGTTCTTTTTGGTATAGTCAAATTGGCACAAAAAGAAAGGATTGAAAAGAACTTGACACCATTGAAG atAATTATCATGTCGGCTACAATGGATGTAGATACATTTAGAAAATACTATGACAACTGTCCTGTGGTTTACTTAGAAGGCCGCACATACCCAGTAACTATATATCATTCTAAAATGAAACAAGAGGATTACCAATATGCTGCTGTTTGTACCATATTCCAACTTCATGCAACTACACCAGCCAA cCAAGATTTCCTAGTGTTTTTGACTGGACAGGAAGAAATTGAGACAGTCAtgtataatattaaacaaattgCAAAG GAAGCACCTGGGCCTCAGATAAGGGTCTGTCCCTTGTATGCTGGACTGCCAGCAGCCAAGCAGCTCCAAGTTTGGAGGGAGACCCCTCCaggaatgaggaaaatcgtttTGGCAACTAATATTGCTGAAGCATCGGTTACTATACCTCAAATAAAGGTTGTCATTGACACAGGTGTAGTCAAAGAAAG AACATGGTGCACGGCCACGGGAGCCGAGCGCCTGCGCGTGGCGGCGTGCGCGCAGGCGGCGGCGTGGCAGCGCGCCGGCCGCGCGGGCCGCACGGCGCCCGGCGCCGCCTACCGGCTGTTCACCGCGGCTGACTTTGCCGCGCGCCCACCGCACAACACGCCTGAAATTGTTAG atgTCCCTTGGCACCAACAATACTTCTGTTGATAGCCGCGGGGATGGAGCCGAGTACGTTTCCGCTTATAGACGCACCTCCACAGGATACTGTCAAGGCTTCTTTGATTCTGCTAAAGGAATTAG ACAGTGAGATTAATCCAAAGCTAACAGTGGTCGGCAGAAAGATGTCTTCATTTCCCATCGACCCTAAATATTCTAAGGTGCTGTTGATAGCACCGGAGTATAATTGCTTGGATGAG GCTTTAAGTTTAGTAGCAGTTTTATCCAGTGAAAACATATTTCACACGCCAATGCATAAGCGTGAAGAAGCTATAAAAGTAAAACAGAAGTTTGTTTCGCCATTGGGAGATCACATCACTTTGCTAAATGTGTACAAAGCTTTTTGTAAAGCTCCTCTTAAAAAG caaTGGTGTAAAGAGAATTACTTGAATCACAAGAACTTGACGTATGCGAGTGAGATCCGCCAGCAACTGTTATCAATTTGCCAACGGTTGAATTTGACTGTGTCTACTTGTGGAACTGCCACTGATCAG CTTTTGAAGTGTCTTCTAAGCGGTTTATTCACGAACTGCGCGTGGTTGCGTGGCGGCGCAGGCGGCGGCTGCGGGCGCTATGTGACAGCTGGCGGGGCTGCCGCCTCCTTACACCCTGCTGGAGTGCTTCATGCACTTAGGCCTCCGCCCCCCGCCCTGCTGTACACCGAGCTGCTGACCACGCGCCGCACCTACCTCGTCACCTGCTCTGTCATACAGCCGCAGTGGCTGCATCAAGTCGCGCCCGACTACGCCAGGAGGTGTCGTGCCAATCGGTGA
- the LOC126366027 gene encoding calcium load-activated calcium channel, producing MWSDSLLIVFISICTAFLGEGLTWIMVYRTEKYQKLKVEVERQSKKLEKRKEAHGDSLDKQHKKKIEREEERLKNNNRDLSLVKMKSMFAIGFAFTALLSMFNSIFDGRVVAKLPFYPISWIQGLSHRNLPGDDYTDCSFIFLYILCTMSIRQNIQKLLGFAPSRVTSKQEPRIVY from the exons ATGTGGAGTGATTCTTTATTGATTGTGTTCATTTCAATATGTACGGCGTTTTTAGGTGAAG gtttAACATGGATAATGGTCTACCGAACAGAAAAATATCAGAAACTAAAAGTGGAAGTAGAACGCCAAAGCAAAAAGC TGGAAAAACGAAAAGAAGCTCATGGAGATTCCTTGGATAAACAACACAAAAAGAAGATTGAACGTGAAGAAGAAAGACTCAAAAATAACAACAGAGATCTATCTTTAGTTAAGATGAAGTCAATGTTTGCCATTGGCTTTGCTTTCACTGCTCTGTTGAGTATGTTCAATAGCAT ATTTGATGGGAGAGTTGTAGCTAAACTTCCATTTTATCCCATCTCATGGATCCAAGGTTTGAGCCATAGGAATTTACCAGGGGATGATTACACTGACTGTTCATTCATATTCTTGTATATTTTGTGCACCATGAGCATTAG aCAAAACATTCAGAAGCTACTAGGATTTGCACCATCCCGTGTGACTTCTAAACAAG aaCCCAGAATTGTTTACTGA